One Psychrobacillus glaciei genomic region harbors:
- a CDS encoding aldo/keto reductase — MINSLQDTIKLNNGIEMPGFGLGVFQVENDATAEIVKNSIEVGYRSIDTAAIYGNEAGVGEGIKQALVSTGLKREDLFITSKVWNADLSYDETVAAYEESLQKMELDYLDLYLIHWPGINKYAESWRALEDLYTAGKIKAIGVCNFNVSHLQDLLKTARVIPVINQVEFHPHLQQEVLLAFCKEHNMQLEAWAPLMQGGLLEDPTIAKIAEKYGKSNAQVILRWDIQNGVVTIPKSVRKERMVQNADIFDFILTDEELQVINEMNLEKRVGPDPAEFDFVM; from the coding sequence ATGATTAATAGTTTACAAGATACAATTAAATTAAACAACGGGATAGAAATGCCAGGCTTTGGCCTTGGTGTGTTCCAAGTAGAAAACGATGCAACAGCAGAAATTGTAAAAAATTCGATTGAAGTTGGCTACCGTAGCATTGATACAGCTGCTATTTACGGGAATGAAGCGGGAGTTGGTGAGGGTATTAAACAAGCACTAGTATCTACTGGTTTAAAACGTGAGGATTTATTTATTACATCTAAAGTATGGAATGCTGATTTAAGTTATGACGAAACAGTTGCAGCATATGAAGAAAGTCTACAAAAAATGGAACTAGATTACTTAGATTTATACTTAATTCACTGGCCAGGCATAAATAAATATGCAGAATCTTGGAGAGCACTTGAAGATCTATATACAGCGGGCAAAATCAAAGCAATTGGTGTATGTAACTTTAACGTATCGCATTTACAAGATTTATTGAAAACAGCTCGCGTAATTCCAGTAATTAACCAAGTAGAATTCCACCCACACTTACAACAAGAGGTGTTACTAGCATTCTGTAAAGAGCATAATATGCAATTAGAAGCTTGGGCTCCTTTAATGCAAGGTGGACTTCTGGAAGATCCAACAATTGCTAAAATCGCTGAAAAATACGGTAAATCAAACGCACAAGTTATTTTGCGTTGGGATATTCAAAATGGTGTCGTAACAATTCCTAAGTCAGTACGTAAAGAGCGTATGGTTCAAAATGCAGATATCTTTGATTTCATCCTTACTGATGAAGAACTACAAGTAATTAATGAAATGAACTTAGAAAAACGTGTTGGTCCAGACCCCGCAGAGTTTGATTTTGTCATGTAA
- a CDS encoding serine hydrolase domain-containing protein produces MTIKHLLTMTSGLHWPGNSGMIPSKNWVNFVLQQSIDNPPGNEMVYSCGSSQLLSAILQKTTGLNTEVFAKKHLFTPLGITDYKWNFDAQGIAIGGFGLTMKTADMLKIGTLYLNNGRWKSKQIVPIHWIKESTSPNVKSNDTFSYAYHWWNKQFDNQVGRIFFAYGREGQYIIVAPDYQLVTVFISGIKDETTRPLNYFKVYLMHYGDSQ; encoded by the coding sequence ATCACAATCAAGCACTTGCTGACAATGACTTCAGGGTTACACTGGCCTGGTAATAGTGGTATGATACCCAGCAAAAATTGGGTGAATTTTGTACTTCAGCAATCCATTGATAATCCCCCTGGAAATGAAATGGTCTACAGTTGCGGTTCTTCACAATTGTTAAGCGCAATCCTACAAAAGACTACTGGATTAAATACAGAAGTCTTCGCTAAAAAGCATTTATTTACGCCTCTAGGAATAACAGATTATAAGTGGAACTTTGATGCACAAGGTATAGCCATTGGTGGATTCGGATTAACAATGAAAACGGCCGACATGTTAAAAATTGGTACGTTATATTTGAATAATGGAAGATGGAAATCCAAACAAATTGTACCCATTCATTGGATTAAGGAATCTACAAGTCCCAATGTCAAAAGTAATGATACTTTTTCATACGCATATCACTGGTGGAATAAACAATTCGACAATCAAGTAGGTAGGATTTTTTTTGCGTATGGACGTGAGGGACAGTATATTATTGTCGCACCTGATTATCAATTGGTAACGGTTTTCATAAGCGGTATTAAAGATGAGACAACAAGACCTTTGAATTATTTTAAGGTTTATCTAATGCATTATGGCGACAGTCAGTAA
- a CDS encoding NAD(P)-dependent oxidoreductase, producing MNITVFGANGQIGQHFVNVALQNGNKVKAIVRREGALEATHPNLEVVVINYNDVSQVTATIQGQDAVVSKLGASLSMSRKVKDLPITKAHETILRVMEQQGVKRFITLGTPSIKSAFDQKQLVTVMPSIMAKLMFPTGFAEMNAISQLIHQSQVDWTVIRIVNPNTNKDGKGYAISLGDTKGKFTVSHKNVAKCMYDAIRKQECIGKMPIVFNK from the coding sequence ATGAATATAACAGTTTTCGGAGCGAATGGTCAAATCGGCCAACATTTTGTAAACGTAGCATTACAAAATGGCAATAAGGTCAAAGCGATCGTACGGCGCGAAGGTGCACTTGAAGCGACGCATCCAAATTTAGAAGTCGTCGTTATAAACTATAACGACGTGTCACAAGTAACAGCGACGATTCAAGGGCAAGATGCTGTTGTTAGTAAGCTTGGAGCTTCCTTATCAATGAGTCGTAAAGTAAAAGACTTACCAATCACAAAAGCACATGAAACGATACTACGTGTGATGGAGCAACAAGGTGTGAAGCGCTTTATTACACTTGGGACACCTAGCATAAAATCAGCATTCGATCAAAAGCAGCTCGTAACGGTCATGCCAAGTATTATGGCTAAACTAATGTTCCCTACTGGCTTTGCAGAAATGAATGCGATTAGCCAACTGATTCACCAAAGTCAGGTTGATTGGACGGTTATTCGGATCGTAAATCCCAATACAAATAAAGATGGTAAGGGCTATGCCATTTCACTTGGGGATACGAAAGGCAAATTTACGGTGTCACACAAAAATGTAGCGAAATGTATGTATGATGCAATTCGTAAGCAAGAATGTATTGGTAAAATGCCAATCGTCTTTAACAAATAA
- a CDS encoding winged helix-turn-helix transcriptional regulator: MKKVYNIGVEATIEVIGGKWKPIILCHLNHHGEIRTNEFRRLIPGISQKMLTTQLRELEQSGLINRKVFNQVPPKVEYSLTPYGQEMEPVLHLLCTWGENHIEKLIDNGEDVLLMQRDEDIAVDLPSL; this comes from the coding sequence ATGAAAAAAGTTTATAATATTGGTGTTGAGGCCACAATTGAAGTAATTGGAGGTAAATGGAAGCCTATTATTTTATGTCATCTCAATCACCATGGCGAAATACGTACAAATGAGTTTCGTCGATTAATTCCTGGTATTTCACAAAAAATGTTGACGACTCAATTACGAGAATTGGAGCAATCTGGATTAATCAATCGGAAAGTTTTCAATCAAGTACCACCAAAGGTTGAATATTCGTTAACACCATATGGACAAGAAATGGAGCCTGTGCTTCACTTACTTTGCACTTGGGGTGAAAATCATATCGAAAAATTAATAGATAATGGTGAAGATGTTCTTCTCATGCAGCGTGATGAAGATATTGCTGTTGATCTACCATCTTTATAA
- a CDS encoding LLM class flavin-dependent oxidoreductase, whose amino-acid sequence MAKWADEAGLDVFGVGEHHRLDFVTSSYAMLLAAIARETKNIKLTSTLSVISTADPVRVYEDFSTLDLLSGGRAEIILGRGAFLESFSLFGASLDDYDKLFEEKLALFMELQEKDVVNWHGEFRSPLRDAQIAPRPAQQKLPMWIGVGGTPASAVRAGTLGTNMALGLLGGEPERAQHLTNLYWQAANEAGHDLSQLKVSVTGHGYFAEDGAQAMREFTPHYNQYMLHFMKDRGMPYYPMTPEQMMPQRTDNQILAVGSAEELAEKILYQHELFGHLRFMGQFDMGNQSMARVGKAIDLLANKVAPIVRRALNK is encoded by the coding sequence ATGGCCAAATGGGCAGATGAAGCAGGACTTGATGTATTCGGAGTTGGTGAACATCATCGTTTAGATTTTGTGACATCAAGCTACGCTATGCTGCTTGCAGCGATTGCTCGGGAAACAAAAAATATTAAGTTAACAAGTACACTTTCCGTTATTAGTACGGCAGATCCAGTACGTGTCTATGAGGATTTTTCGACCCTTGATTTACTATCTGGTGGGCGTGCAGAAATTATTTTAGGTCGAGGTGCGTTTTTAGAAAGCTTTTCATTATTTGGCGCAAGTTTAGATGATTACGATAAGTTATTTGAGGAAAAGCTTGCACTGTTTATGGAGCTACAAGAAAAAGACGTAGTGAATTGGCATGGAGAATTCCGTTCACCACTTCGCGATGCACAAATTGCCCCTCGTCCCGCGCAACAAAAATTGCCGATGTGGATTGGTGTTGGTGGTACGCCAGCTAGTGCCGTTCGTGCTGGAACGCTCGGAACGAACATGGCTTTAGGTTTACTTGGAGGTGAGCCTGAACGTGCGCAACATTTAACAAATCTTTACTGGCAAGCAGCGAATGAAGCGGGTCACGATTTATCGCAATTAAAAGTATCGGTGACAGGTCATGGTTACTTTGCGGAAGATGGTGCACAAGCGATGCGTGAATTTACACCACATTACAATCAGTACATGTTACATTTCATGAAAGATCGTGGCATGCCTTACTATCCGATGACACCTGAACAAATGATGCCCCAACGTACAGATAATCAAATTTTAGCTGTTGGTAGCGCTGAAGAATTAGCTGAGAAAATTTTATATCAGCATGAGCTATTTGGTCACTTACGCTTTATGGGTCAATTTGATATGGGCAATCAGTCAATGGCTCGTGTGGGAAAAGCCATTGATTTACTGGCGAATAAAGTAGCACCGATTGTTCGTCGTGCACTAAACAAATAA
- a CDS encoding beta propeller repeat protein, with amino-acid sequence MSFLKTISCFLVIFLIFVNLIGREAIASDGEITLKEAINIGFQRAKEWNVNATLTKVTSVDETMGGSRGEAGKRFNWTLFFVVPGTDDYVLIGISEKQIWLFRPDKQSQDRTIPYDEIKLDSSDVLQLAKDKYGLKQGEDWATGYHFTLDSIDGKPILKVFGNDRDNRFTSISFNAQNGDVVSANHKLPYGGGLLSIRNGTDNLTKIGMAITGVVAGNNNLVVWGDKKPTQFSTTKQPFIEWSHNNGESWTELPVNNYVTNAWFDKNDQLYAATEKDLWTGITSKSKGTKILSLDHMIETIDYSINNHIAVLSNRKIYYSTNQGESWEQAIVPKPFYVVQISDKGDLIGLTEERKILQKTNDRWIEITMPNSNDEPYDMKVINSRLFITTQSGFWTRNLQEENWRKIQVDEIVVRLIKKGEKLFGITNRGEAIYSINTIDERKSEKVFDVGDSIVWDVDIMGDTLWIATIPNYSWEEMKIQQRR; translated from the coding sequence TTGAGTTTCTTAAAAACAATATCTTGTTTTTTAGTAATTTTTTTAATTTTTGTAAATTTGATTGGTCGTGAAGCAATCGCTTCAGATGGTGAAATTACGCTAAAAGAAGCCATTAACATTGGATTCCAGCGAGCAAAAGAGTGGAATGTGAACGCAACACTTACAAAAGTAACAAGTGTGGATGAAACTATGGGAGGCTCGAGAGGAGAAGCAGGGAAACGTTTTAATTGGACTTTGTTCTTTGTAGTTCCAGGTACAGATGATTATGTACTAATTGGCATCTCAGAAAAGCAAATTTGGTTGTTTAGACCAGATAAGCAATCTCAGGATCGAACAATACCCTACGATGAGATCAAATTGGATAGCTCTGATGTTCTCCAACTAGCAAAGGATAAATACGGACTAAAACAAGGAGAAGATTGGGCAACAGGATATCATTTTACACTTGATAGTATCGATGGTAAACCCATTCTAAAAGTGTTTGGAAATGATCGAGATAATCGTTTTACTTCAATTTCATTCAATGCCCAAAACGGAGATGTGGTCAGTGCCAATCATAAATTACCATACGGTGGTGGATTACTATCCATACGTAATGGTACCGATAACCTAACAAAAATAGGGATGGCAATTACGGGAGTTGTCGCTGGAAACAACAATTTAGTGGTATGGGGAGACAAAAAGCCAACACAATTTAGTACAACCAAGCAACCTTTTATTGAATGGAGCCATAACAATGGAGAATCATGGACAGAACTCCCAGTTAATAATTATGTAACAAACGCCTGGTTTGATAAGAATGATCAATTATATGCAGCAACGGAAAAAGATTTATGGACAGGTATTACATCAAAAAGTAAAGGAACGAAAATTCTTTCATTAGACCACATGATTGAGACTATCGATTATTCAATCAATAACCATATAGCTGTGCTATCAAATAGAAAAATTTACTATTCGACAAATCAAGGGGAGAGTTGGGAACAAGCTATTGTTCCTAAACCATTTTATGTGGTCCAAATATCGGATAAGGGTGATTTGATAGGATTAACAGAAGAAAGGAAGATTTTGCAAAAGACAAATGATCGGTGGATCGAAATAACCATGCCGAATAGTAATGATGAACCTTATGATATGAAAGTGATTAACAGTAGGCTATTCATCACCACACAAAGTGGATTTTGGACCCGAAATCTTCAAGAGGAAAATTGGAGAAAAATTCAAGTTGATGAAATAGTAGTTAGACTAATTAAAAAAGGGGAAAAATTATTCGGGATCACAAATAGAGGTGAAGCTATTTATTCCATCAATACTATAGATGAAAGAAAATCTGAAAAAGTGTTTGATGTGGGGGATTCCATCGTTTGGGATGTGGATATCATGGGAGATACGTTATGGATTGCAACCATACCAAATTATTCGTGGGAAGAAATGAAGATTCAACAGAGACGATAA
- a CDS encoding TetR/AcrR family transcriptional regulator, with product MEKPIDPRIVRTRQLIMDAFMQLVVEKDFKDITIKDITSRATVNRATFYYHFFDKYDLLEKVLAENVLKGVLTNVNSHDALTPESMKNIFTSILQFQIGLANQCARSYEAFTPKIETTVKEELARIFRDFLKDQHPDWPFEKVDLQSIMLSWSLYGMSTKYVKSGEIPTEEMIHLLFEKLMD from the coding sequence ATGGAAAAACCAATAGACCCACGCATTGTACGAACACGCCAATTGATTATGGATGCATTTATGCAATTGGTAGTTGAAAAGGATTTTAAAGATATTACGATTAAAGATATTACATCGCGCGCAACTGTAAACCGTGCTACATTTTATTATCATTTCTTTGATAAGTATGACTTGTTAGAGAAGGTGTTAGCAGAGAACGTCTTAAAAGGGGTACTCACGAATGTCAATTCACATGATGCGTTAACTCCGGAATCGATGAAAAATATTTTCACGAGTATTTTACAATTTCAAATTGGACTTGCAAATCAATGTGCGCGTAGCTACGAGGCATTTACACCAAAAATCGAAACGACAGTGAAAGAGGAGCTTGCACGTATTTTTAGAGACTTTTTAAAGGATCAGCATCCGGACTGGCCATTTGAAAAAGTAGATTTACAAAGCATTATGCTGAGCTGGTCTTTGTATGGCATGTCCACTAAATATGTGAAATCAGGTGAAATACCAACGGAAGAAATGATTCATCTATTATTTGAAAAGTTAATGGATTAA
- the ltrA gene encoding group II intron reverse transcriptase/maturase, translating to MHKTKSYVISKNVVYEAFLRVKANKGSAGIDEQSIAEFEENLKDNLYKIWNRMSSGSYFPPAVKAVEIPKKAGGTRTLGIPTVSDRIAQMTVKLYFEPSVEPFFHEDSYGYRPKKSAIQALEITRKRCWKYNWVLEFDIKGLFDNIDHDLLMRAVEKHTKVEWIKVYIKRWLRAPFQTKEGIIERISGTPQGGVISPVLANLFLHYTFDKWMAINHPNNPFARYADDAVIHCQTEDEAKKLLESLNERMNICKLELHPTKTKIIYCKDADRKEEHENISFDFLGYTFRPRLSKNRWGKHFVNFTPAISNKSKKSIRQKVRGWKLQLKANKELFDLSMMFNSAIQGWINYYGKFYKSEMYSSLRHINKALIMWARKKYKRLARHKKNAERFMGRIAVQNPKLFKHWELGIKPTAE from the coding sequence ATGCATAAAACAAAGTCGTATGTTATATCCAAAAACGTAGTATATGAAGCTTTTCTAAGAGTTAAAGCAAACAAAGGGTCAGCAGGAATTGATGAGCAATCCATAGCAGAGTTTGAAGAAAATCTCAAAGATAACCTGTATAAAATATGGAACCGAATGTCATCTGGCAGTTATTTTCCTCCAGCTGTTAAAGCTGTAGAAATACCAAAGAAAGCTGGGGGTACAAGGACACTTGGAATTCCAACTGTGTCGGATAGAATTGCACAAATGACAGTGAAATTATATTTTGAACCTTCGGTAGAACCATTCTTTCATGAAGATTCCTATGGATACAGACCGAAGAAAAGTGCCATTCAAGCGTTAGAGATCACTCGGAAAAGATGTTGGAAGTACAATTGGGTACTTGAATTCGATATTAAAGGTTTATTCGATAATATAGACCATGATTTATTAATGAGAGCGGTAGAAAAGCATACAAAAGTCGAGTGGATAAAGGTATACATCAAAAGATGGTTAAGAGCACCGTTTCAAACGAAAGAAGGAATAATAGAACGTATCTCTGGCACACCGCAAGGTGGGGTCATAAGTCCGGTATTAGCAAATTTATTTCTTCACTATACGTTTGATAAATGGATGGCAATCAATCATCCTAACAATCCATTTGCTAGATATGCGGATGACGCAGTCATCCACTGTCAGACAGAGGATGAAGCGAAAAAGTTGCTTGAATCTTTAAACGAGAGAATGAATATATGTAAGCTCGAACTTCATCCAACTAAAACCAAAATTATTTATTGTAAGGATGCAGATAGAAAAGAAGAGCATGAAAATATATCGTTTGATTTTCTAGGGTATACGTTTAGACCGAGACTGTCGAAAAACAGGTGGGGAAAACACTTTGTGAATTTCACTCCCGCTATCAGCAATAAATCCAAGAAATCAATCCGGCAAAAAGTAAGAGGTTGGAAACTGCAATTGAAGGCAAATAAAGAACTCTTTGACTTATCGATGATGTTTAACTCAGCTATTCAAGGATGGATTAATTACTATGGAAAGTTCTACAAATCCGAAATGTATTCTAGTTTAAGGCATATTAATAAAGCCTTAATCATGTGGGCAAGAAAGAAATATAAAAGACTTGCTCGTCATAAGAAAAATGCGGAACGTTTTATGGGTAGGATTGCTGTTCAGAATCCTAAGCTCTTCAAACATTGGGAACTAGGAATAAAGCCTACGGCTGAATAA
- a CDS encoding TetR/AcrR family transcriptional regulator, which produces MANEIKKRTIEMKKESVLKAAIRLFAEKNYDATTMAEIAKEANVSFGSVSIYFGNKEELFKACIEQPLEEFSKILLHFDTTPVSYRDEIQTFILKHFEWFSTQNVYLRLLVQLTGQYERFSEAFKIVNEHTEKLNDKVSQLIVNGQQANQLAKGNAEKIAIS; this is translated from the coding sequence GTGGCTAATGAAATAAAAAAAAGAACGATTGAAATGAAAAAAGAAAGTGTATTAAAGGCTGCCATTAGACTATTTGCTGAAAAAAATTATGATGCAACAACGATGGCTGAAATTGCCAAAGAGGCTAATGTCAGTTTTGGAAGTGTATCTATTTATTTTGGTAATAAAGAAGAACTCTTTAAGGCATGTATTGAACAACCATTGGAAGAGTTTTCAAAGATTCTGTTGCATTTCGATACAACCCCAGTATCATACAGAGATGAAATTCAAACATTTATCCTAAAGCACTTTGAATGGTTTTCTACTCAAAATGTTTATTTACGATTACTGGTTCAATTAACTGGCCAATATGAACGCTTTTCTGAAGCTTTTAAAATAGTTAATGAGCACACAGAAAAATTAAATGATAAAGTATCTCAGTTAATAGTAAACGGTCAACAGGCAAATCAACTAGCAAAAGGAAATGCAGAAAAAATAGCTATTTCGTAA
- a CDS encoding GNAT family N-acetyltransferase: MSQLLLDIPLQLETERLILRAPRQSGDSSIVNEAIKDSFIELKAWLPFAQKTPTVDETEVNLRIAYINFLKRESLRYLIFRKGTNDFIGIISFEGINWDIPKCHIGYWINTKFSGNGYMLEAVKNLTELGLNQIKFKRIEIKCESTNIKSRSIPEKLGYELEGTLKKDDLSADGNRLTDTCLYAIV; this comes from the coding sequence GTGAGTCAACTATTATTAGATATTCCATTACAATTAGAAACAGAGAGATTAATACTACGAGCACCAAGACAATCAGGAGACAGCAGTATTGTCAATGAGGCAATAAAAGATTCCTTTATTGAATTAAAGGCTTGGTTGCCATTTGCACAAAAAACTCCAACTGTTGATGAAACGGAAGTAAATTTGAGAATAGCTTACATTAACTTCTTGAAAAGAGAAAGTTTACGTTACCTTATCTTTCGTAAAGGAACCAATGATTTTATAGGTATAATAAGCTTCGAGGGAATAAACTGGGACATACCTAAATGTCATATCGGTTACTGGATTAACACAAAATTTAGTGGTAATGGATATATGTTAGAAGCTGTAAAGAATTTAACTGAATTAGGTTTAAATCAAATTAAATTTAAAAGAATTGAAATTAAATGTGAATCCACAAATATAAAGAGCCGTTCTATTCCAGAAAAATTAGGATATGAGTTAGAAGGGACATTAAAGAAGGATGATTTATCAGCAGATGGCAATAGATTAACTGATACTTGTCTATACGCCATAGTATAA
- a CDS encoding DoxX family protein — protein sequence MTILGWVLQGLLALMFIMAGSGKITGSKMHIEGFKKWGLPQWFRVVTGVIELGAAILLFVGFWNETAALIGAAILVVVSIGGVFTHLRIKDSMKDTMMILVLGVLALALLIILL from the coding sequence ATGACAATTTTAGGTTGGGTATTACAAGGTTTACTAGCATTAATGTTTATCATGGCTGGTTCAGGAAAAATTACTGGTTCAAAAATGCACATCGAAGGGTTTAAAAAATGGGGTTTACCGCAATGGTTCCGTGTTGTAACCGGTGTCATTGAATTAGGCGCAGCTATTTTATTATTCGTAGGTTTTTGGAATGAAACAGCCGCTCTAATCGGTGCCGCAATTTTAGTTGTCGTTAGTATTGGTGGTGTGTTTACACATTTACGTATCAAAGACTCAATGAAAGACACAATGATGATTTTAGTACTTGGCGTTTTAGCGCTTGCACTTCTAATCATTCTATTATAA
- a CDS encoding MFS transporter: MDIRTFSSAIRLRIALRFLTIFSNTMVMPYVVVFFVEQVGAKTATWMTICTGISGINGYLIGGKMADQYGRKKLILIGEFLTGAGFIIVAIGNMPVDSNPYISLIGFIIIFLFSSMASPAYSGFVIDETTKGNRKNVYTALKWTAYLSFALGSLTGGFLFNQFATILFVVVACSSFLSFACVLIWIEDKYRSTLERTVTPEIKGKTKHSTLKVYRVMLRDPVFISLAYVTLTVALMDEQLSYYLSIRYVSLFEAEGYTILGFLRTENTLLAVGLTIFITRFLKKMSDINALITESMIFFIGYILLSISEISNILFLGMAIVTIGEIIFIPSTQAITAEIIPDEFRSTYSGVLGVVSTVGGLLASLFILLTDYFPPVGFTIIYTGIGMFTLMVVLNLKKTNKIEVQ, translated from the coding sequence ATGGATATAAGGACATTCAGTTCAGCGATTAGGTTAAGAATAGCACTTCGCTTTTTAACAATTTTCTCAAACACTATGGTAATGCCTTATGTAGTCGTCTTTTTTGTCGAGCAAGTAGGGGCTAAAACGGCAACTTGGATGACGATATGTACTGGTATTTCAGGGATTAATGGTTACTTAATCGGTGGTAAAATGGCTGATCAGTATGGCAGGAAAAAGCTTATTTTAATAGGTGAGTTTTTGACGGGAGCAGGATTTATCATAGTTGCAATCGGCAATATGCCTGTGGATAGCAATCCATATATAAGTTTAATAGGCTTTATTATCATTTTTTTATTTTCAAGTATGGCAAGTCCCGCCTACAGTGGTTTTGTCATTGATGAAACCACAAAAGGAAATCGAAAAAATGTATACACAGCTCTTAAGTGGACAGCGTATTTATCTTTCGCTTTGGGGAGCTTAACAGGAGGATTTCTCTTTAACCAATTTGCAACAATATTATTTGTAGTTGTAGCGTGCAGTTCGTTTCTCTCCTTTGCATGTGTATTGATTTGGATAGAAGACAAGTATCGAAGCACACTTGAAAGAACAGTAACGCCAGAAATCAAAGGTAAAACAAAGCATTCCACATTGAAGGTTTATAGAGTGATGCTTAGGGACCCAGTATTTATTTCCCTAGCATATGTTACTTTGACTGTTGCATTAATGGATGAACAATTATCGTATTACTTAAGTATTCGTTACGTTAGCTTATTCGAAGCTGAAGGCTATACAATATTAGGGTTCTTACGTACTGAAAATACACTATTAGCAGTAGGGCTTACTATATTTATCACAAGATTTCTTAAGAAGATGAGTGATATAAATGCTTTAATCACTGAATCGATGATTTTCTTTATTGGCTATATCTTATTAAGTATAAGTGAGATTTCGAACATCTTATTTCTAGGAATGGCTATCGTAACGATAGGTGAAATTATCTTTATACCATCAACTCAAGCAATCACCGCAGAAATTATCCCAGATGAATTCCGAAGTACATATTCAGGGGTTTTGGGGGTTGTTTCAACTGTAGGAGGCTTACTAGCTTCTCTCTTTATTTTACTAACGGATTATTTTCCGCCAGTAGGATTTACTATTATATACACAGGTATTGGTATGTTCACTTTAATGGTTGTTTTAAATCTTAAAAAGACAAATAAAATAGAAGTTCAATAA
- a CDS encoding HNH endonuclease signature motif containing protein, translated as MRKIKADAKKRIKILRSSPTAQNALRFNSFVLGLHNYFNRATHVNLAFSRLAYEIGASMYNRLKPIGKYEHPNNPPPVYKKFYGLGSKTYKIAGVYLFPLGIIKTKNVIAFTQSITPFTEEGRVQISARLSKNIRQEIVLLMESKIPTRSVEYMDNRISRYSMKNGKCEITGMFLQAENVYCHHYIPTPLGGSDKFNNLRILQKEVHELIHMTDKIKANTLIKVLGITESMLKKINKYREKCELEIIK; from the coding sequence ATGCGGAAAATTAAGGCAGATGCAAAGAAACGAATAAAAATACTCCGATCATCGCCAACCGCACAAAATGCCTTGCGTTTTAATAGTTTTGTCTTAGGGTTACATAATTATTTTAATAGAGCTACTCACGTCAACTTAGCGTTCTCACGACTTGCCTACGAAATAGGTGCATCTATGTACAATCGTCTTAAACCTATCGGTAAATATGAACATCCTAACAACCCGCCACCTGTCTATAAAAAGTTCTATGGCTTAGGCTCTAAAACGTATAAAATCGCCGGGGTATACCTCTTCCCTCTTGGGATCATCAAAACTAAAAATGTGATTGCTTTTACTCAAAGTATAACCCCATTTACCGAAGAAGGTCGAGTACAAATATCTGCAAGGCTGAGTAAAAATATAAGACAGGAAATAGTATTGTTAATGGAATCAAAAATACCGACACGAAGTGTCGAATATATGGATAATCGGATTAGTAGGTACAGTATGAAAAATGGAAAATGTGAAATAACTGGCATGTTCCTACAAGCAGAAAATGTGTACTGTCACCATTATATACCTACGCCTCTTGGTGGAAGTGACAAATTCAATAATTTACGTATTCTCCAAAAAGAAGTACACGAATTAATCCACATGACCGACAAAATTAAGGCGAATACACTCATAAAAGTTTTGGGCATCACTGAATCGATGTTAAAGAAAATCAATAAATATCGAGAAAAATGTGAGCTAGAAATAATCAAATAA